One genomic segment of Pseudomonas chlororaphis subsp. aurantiaca includes these proteins:
- a CDS encoding phage tail protein: MEVFMGTIQAFSFNFPPNGWASCYGQTLGISQYQALFSLLGTYYGGNGTTNFQLPNLQGRLPIGQGNGLGLTPRVIGEVSGTENVTPTLNNLPAHTHTLASLSAATTLQLANPASNPASTPTATNSFIGTSGGGPGTATIYSDKQGTTPVPLQGVSTTITGTISPAGNGLPLPVMNPFLVINFSVALNGLFPSRN; this comes from the coding sequence ATGGAAGTGTTCATGGGCACCATTCAAGCTTTTTCCTTTAACTTCCCTCCCAACGGCTGGGCCTCGTGTTACGGCCAGACCCTAGGGATCTCGCAGTACCAGGCGCTGTTTTCGCTGCTGGGCACCTACTACGGCGGCAACGGCACCACCAACTTCCAGCTGCCGAACCTGCAAGGGCGCCTGCCCATCGGCCAGGGCAACGGGCTGGGCCTGACGCCCCGGGTAATCGGCGAGGTTTCCGGCACCGAAAACGTCACCCCCACCCTCAACAACCTGCCTGCCCACACCCATACCCTCGCCAGCCTGAGCGCCGCCACCACGCTGCAGCTGGCCAACCCCGCCAGCAACCCGGCCAGTACCCCGACGGCCACCAACTCGTTCATCGGCACCTCCGGCGGCGGGCCGGGCACCGCCACCATCTACTCCGACAAGCAAGGCACCACGCCCGTGCCGCTCCAGGGGGTCAGTACCACGATCACCGGCACCATCTCGCCCGCCGGCAACGGGCTGCCGCTGCCGGTGATGAACCCGTTCCTGGTGATCAACTTCAGCGTGGCCCTGAACGGCCTGTTCCCATCGCGCAATTGA
- a CDS encoding GNAT family N-acetyltransferase produces the protein MLHKDSAMSDGLVVRPSRPTDGPFLQSLYRSARSDLQWIDGEQEQIEQVIAQQFQVQEQGAGENFPGAMQYVIEKLGSAIGALTTDFGPNEIRVLYLAFIPAARGRGYGRTVLRGVQKAAEQVRCPVATVVWASNPHARRHYLALGFQVEEANPAAERLVWYPGPRG, from the coding sequence ATGTTGCATAAGGATTCAGCCATGTCCGATGGCCTGGTGGTACGTCCGTCGCGGCCCACCGACGGACCGTTCCTGCAAAGCCTTTACCGTTCGGCGCGCAGCGATCTGCAATGGATCGACGGCGAACAGGAGCAGATCGAGCAGGTGATCGCCCAGCAGTTCCAGGTCCAGGAGCAGGGCGCGGGGGAGAATTTCCCCGGCGCCATGCAGTACGTGATCGAAAAACTCGGCAGCGCCATCGGTGCCTTGACCACCGATTTCGGCCCCAATGAAATCCGCGTGCTGTACCTGGCGTTCATTCCCGCTGCCCGCGGTCGCGGCTATGGGCGCACCGTGCTGCGGGGTGTGCAGAAGGCCGCCGAGCAGGTGCGTTGCCCGGTGGCCACGGTGGTCTGGGCCAGCAACCCCCATGCGCGCCGGCATTACCTGGCGCTGGGGTTTCAGGTCGAGGAAGCCAACCCGGCGGCCGAGCGGCTGGTGTGGTATCCCGGTCCGCGCGGCTGA
- a CDS encoding efflux RND transporter periplasmic adaptor subunit, whose product MNAPVAGAAEQVFARFLDLERQTRAARTVEQLAYSLVNDGQALFGFRHAALVIAGKVRAVTGVSALDPNAPFVAFVEQAVAQLFKLELVQQARVVAAEQLSAPVRADWQSLSAAQVFWLPLIDRQGAVFGGLWLARDTPWNPSEQVLLAQLGDTYSHAWLALQPRKPWRLRWNRKRRLALLAVVLLGLLIPVRQSVLAPAEVVPLGGRVVAAPLDGVIAEFLVKPNQTVKAGDLLLRFENTTLNAQADVAARALGVAEAELKTNSQRAFADAESSSKIDLLAARVEQKRAERDYARELLKRSEVRAERDGIAVFADAERWTGKPVQTGERLMEIADPSQAELRIELAVGDAIALEPGAQVALFLDSDPLQRHLASLERAAYEAQPTPGGQLAYRLDARFRDAPPRIGLRGTAKLFGERAPLALYLLRRPLAGLRQSVGL is encoded by the coding sequence ATGAACGCACCGGTAGCGGGCGCCGCCGAACAGGTCTTCGCCCGGTTCCTCGACCTGGAGCGCCAGACCCGCGCCGCGCGCACCGTCGAGCAACTGGCCTACAGCCTGGTCAACGACGGCCAGGCGCTGTTCGGCTTTCGCCACGCGGCGCTGGTGATCGCCGGCAAGGTCCGCGCGGTGACCGGCGTCAGCGCGCTCGACCCGAATGCGCCCTTCGTGGCTTTCGTCGAACAGGCGGTGGCCCAGCTGTTCAAGCTCGAACTCGTGCAACAGGCGCGGGTGGTCGCGGCCGAGCAACTGAGCGCCCCGGTGCGGGCCGACTGGCAGAGTCTGTCGGCGGCCCAGGTGTTCTGGTTGCCGCTGATCGATCGCCAGGGCGCGGTCTTTGGTGGCCTGTGGCTGGCCCGCGACACGCCGTGGAACCCTTCCGAACAGGTGCTGCTGGCGCAACTGGGCGACACCTACAGCCACGCCTGGCTGGCATTGCAACCGCGCAAGCCGTGGCGCCTGCGCTGGAATCGAAAGCGCCGCCTGGCGCTGCTGGCGGTGGTGTTGCTGGGGCTGCTGATTCCGGTGCGGCAATCAGTGCTGGCGCCGGCCGAAGTGGTGCCGTTGGGCGGGCGCGTGGTGGCGGCGCCGCTGGACGGGGTGATCGCCGAGTTCCTGGTCAAGCCCAACCAGACGGTGAAAGCCGGCGACCTGCTGCTGCGTTTCGAAAACACCACCCTCAACGCCCAGGCCGACGTCGCCGCCCGCGCCTTGGGCGTGGCCGAGGCGGAATTGAAGACCAACTCCCAGCGGGCCTTTGCCGATGCCGAATCCAGCTCGAAGATCGACCTGCTGGCGGCCCGGGTCGAACAGAAACGCGCCGAACGCGATTACGCCCGCGAGTTGCTCAAGCGCAGCGAAGTACGGGCCGAACGTGACGGTATCGCGGTGTTCGCCGATGCCGAGCGCTGGACCGGCAAACCGGTACAGACCGGCGAGCGGCTGATGGAAATCGCCGACCCGAGCCAGGCCGAGTTGCGCATCGAACTGGCCGTGGGCGATGCCATTGCCCTGGAGCCCGGCGCGCAGGTGGCGCTGTTTCTCGACAGCGACCCGTTGCAGCGCCATCTGGCCAGCCTCGAACGGGCGGCCTACGAAGCGCAGCCGACGCCGGGCGGACAGCTGGCCTACCGCCTCGATGCGCGTTTTCGCGACGCGCCACCGCGGATCGGTCTGCGCGGCACGGCCAAGCTCTTCGGTGAGCGCGCGCCGCTGGCGCTGTACCTGCTGCGCCGGCCCCTGGCCGGTCTGCGGCAGAGCGTGGGGTTGTAA
- a CDS encoding DUF6916 family protein: MLHLLQSEHFQPLLGQTCNLLLPDGSVLPVHIESIKDTPQARMPNSARMPFCVELNSLEPTEFVDGLCDLELPGVGHLQDMFVSRVPALGRDPTLGYFYIAFN; this comes from the coding sequence ATGCTGCATCTGCTGCAAAGTGAGCATTTCCAGCCTCTGCTGGGGCAAACCTGCAACCTGTTGCTACCGGACGGCAGCGTCTTGCCGGTCCATATAGAGTCCATCAAGGACACCCCCCAGGCCCGCATGCCGAACAGCGCGCGCATGCCCTTCTGCGTCGAACTCAACAGCCTGGAGCCGACAGAGTTCGTCGACGGCCTGTGCGACCTGGAGCTGCCCGGCGTCGGCCATCTGCAAGACATGTTCGTGTCGCGGGTGCCGGCCCTGGGCCGCGACCCGACGCTGGGTTATTTCTATATCGCCTTCAACTGA
- a CDS encoding efflux RND transporter periplasmic adaptor subunit, with the protein MNLPGLRADLQLSAAAPALDGSPRWTLADPVRGRYFKLGAAAMRLLRHWSLGDAGQVLHAANREPGLPLGGAELEELLGFLRSHDLITALDPQQRASYDLKAAAQHQSLWQVLLHQYLFFRIPLWRPDAFLNRAWPWLARFGSGLLRYGLPLTLGLGVFLVSRDWQRFLATFPHLFSLGGALAFGVALFFAKLCHEFGHAFMAKRAGCRVQSMGVAFMVLLPMFYTDVSDAWRVNDRRARLLIGAGGVLAELLLASIALLAWSLLPDGPARTAAFMLASATWITTLVINLNPFMRFDGYFLLSDFWEVDNLQGRAFALCRWRLREALFGYRQPAPEPWSPAMQRRLLWWGYGSWLWRAVLFFGIALAVYHLFFKLLGIFLMLVELVWFIFLPIVREWREWWTRREQADAPRVLLSSLGLVAALLLVAVPWRSSVEVPAMLEAGRASALHAPVAARVRQVNVSDGQAVSKGQVLVELESPDLASRQAIARREIEIQQLQMRRRAGRSETAADAGIVEQQLAEAVAEYRGLSAQRERLLLRAPEAGQLRDLLPQLQVGRWVSSKDPLARVVEPGARLRGFLAEAELWRVAPGATGRFIADDPMHPALEVQLTEVDTNGVAYIDQEALTSDHHGPIAVRRDENRRAEPVQAQYGARLKVLDTSVTPSQPLRGVVVLQGRGESLLGTAWRRLAALGVRESGF; encoded by the coding sequence ATGAACCTGCCGGGCCTGCGTGCGGACTTGCAGCTGTCGGCAGCGGCGCCGGCGCTGGATGGTTCGCCGCGCTGGACCCTGGCCGATCCGGTGCGCGGCCGTTATTTCAAGCTCGGAGCGGCGGCGATGCGCTTGCTCAGGCACTGGTCCCTGGGGGACGCCGGGCAGGTGCTGCACGCCGCCAACCGCGAACCGGGGCTGCCTCTGGGCGGCGCGGAGCTGGAAGAATTGCTGGGCTTTTTGCGCAGTCATGACCTGATCACCGCCCTCGATCCGCAACAGCGCGCCAGCTATGACCTCAAGGCCGCCGCGCAGCACCAGAGCCTCTGGCAGGTGCTGCTGCACCAATACCTGTTCTTTCGTATCCCGCTGTGGCGCCCGGACGCCTTTCTCAATCGCGCCTGGCCGTGGCTGGCGCGATTCGGGTCGGGGCTGCTGCGTTACGGCTTGCCCCTGACCCTGGGGCTGGGCGTGTTCCTGGTATCGCGGGACTGGCAGCGCTTCCTGGCGACCTTCCCCCACCTGTTCAGCCTCGGCGGCGCCCTGGCGTTTGGCGTGGCGCTGTTCTTCGCCAAGCTGTGCCATGAGTTCGGCCACGCCTTCATGGCCAAGCGTGCCGGCTGCCGGGTACAGAGCATGGGGGTGGCGTTCATGGTGCTGCTGCCGATGTTCTACACCGACGTCAGCGATGCCTGGCGAGTCAACGATCGTCGCGCGCGCTTGCTGATCGGCGCCGGTGGCGTACTGGCCGAGCTGCTGCTGGCCAGCATCGCCCTGCTGGCCTGGTCGCTGCTGCCGGACGGCCCGGCGCGCACCGCGGCTTTCATGCTCGCCAGCGCGACCTGGATCACCACCCTGGTGATCAACCTGAACCCTTTCATGCGCTTCGATGGCTACTTTCTGCTCAGCGACTTCTGGGAGGTGGACAATCTCCAGGGGCGGGCCTTCGCCCTCTGTCGCTGGCGCCTGCGCGAGGCCTTGTTCGGCTACCGGCAGCCCGCGCCGGAACCCTGGTCGCCGGCCATGCAGCGGCGTCTGCTGTGGTGGGGTTATGGCTCGTGGCTGTGGCGCGCGGTGCTGTTTTTCGGGATTGCGCTGGCGGTGTACCACCTGTTTTTCAAGCTGCTGGGCATCTTCCTGATGCTGGTGGAACTGGTGTGGTTCATCTTCTTGCCCATCGTGCGCGAATGGCGCGAATGGTGGACGCGCCGCGAGCAGGCCGATGCGCCGCGGGTGTTGCTCAGCAGCCTGGGGCTGGTGGCGGCGCTGTTGCTGGTGGCGGTGCCCTGGCGCAGTTCGGTGGAGGTGCCGGCGATGCTTGAGGCCGGGCGTGCCAGCGCCTTGCATGCGCCGGTGGCGGCGCGGGTCCGGCAGGTCAATGTCAGCGACGGTCAGGCGGTGAGCAAGGGCCAGGTACTGGTGGAACTCGAGTCCCCGGACCTGGCGTCGCGCCAAGCCATCGCGCGCCGGGAAATCGAGATCCAGCAACTGCAGATGCGCCGCCGCGCCGGGCGCAGCGAGACCGCGGCCGACGCCGGGATTGTCGAGCAGCAGCTGGCCGAGGCGGTGGCCGAGTACCGCGGCCTGTCGGCGCAACGCGAGCGTTTGCTGCTGCGGGCGCCTGAGGCTGGCCAGTTGCGTGACCTGCTGCCGCAACTGCAGGTGGGCCGCTGGGTATCGTCCAAGGATCCGCTGGCCCGGGTGGTCGAGCCGGGGGCGCGCTTGCGCGGTTTTCTGGCCGAGGCCGAACTATGGCGAGTCGCGCCGGGCGCCACGGGGCGCTTTATCGCCGACGACCCGATGCATCCGGCGCTCGAGGTGCAACTGACCGAAGTCGACACCAACGGCGTGGCTTATATCGACCAGGAGGCGCTGACTTCCGATCACCATGGGCCGATTGCCGTGCGCCGCGATGAAAACCGCCGCGCCGAACCGGTCCAGGCGCAGTACGGCGCGCGGCTCAAGGTGCTCGACACCAGCGTCACCCCGAGCCAGCCGCTGCGCGGCGTGGTGGTGTTGCAGGGGCGTGGCGAGTCGCTGCTGGGCACGGCCTGGCGGCGTCTGGCGGCGCTCGGCGTGAGGGAAAGCGGGTTCTGA
- a CDS encoding sulfotransferase family protein gives MKGLPQFHFISGLPRSGSTLLSAILLQNPRFHAGMTSPVGALFSGILEQCSAGSEFGAVIDIDMRRRLLRGLFDSYYADKADKPVIFDTNRQWCARLPALKDLFPKARTIACVRNVAWVMDSLERLYRANPFENTKLFGDAVERNSVYSRCETLAQHNRLVGYAWTALKEAYYGENADSMLIVDYDLLSQAPERVMRLIYDFIGEPWFEHDFDSLAYDAPEFDQALGVAGLHKVKARVALQSRRTILPPDLFEKYAELSFWKDGASSAANVIRMKSDAAVR, from the coding sequence GTGAAGGGATTGCCGCAGTTCCACTTTATCTCCGGTTTACCGCGCTCAGGGTCGACCCTGCTGTCCGCCATTCTGTTGCAGAACCCGCGCTTTCACGCCGGCATGACCAGCCCGGTGGGCGCGCTGTTCAGCGGCATCCTCGAACAATGCAGCGCCGGCAGCGAATTCGGCGCGGTCATCGATATCGACATGCGCCGCCGCTTGCTGCGCGGGCTGTTCGACTCCTACTACGCCGACAAGGCCGACAAACCGGTCATCTTCGACACCAACCGCCAGTGGTGCGCGCGCCTGCCGGCCTTGAAGGACCTGTTCCCCAAGGCCAGGACCATTGCCTGCGTGCGCAATGTCGCCTGGGTCATGGACAGCCTGGAACGGCTGTACCGGGCCAACCCCTTCGAAAACACCAAGCTGTTCGGCGATGCGGTCGAGCGCAATTCGGTCTACAGCCGCTGTGAAACCCTGGCCCAGCACAACCGCCTGGTGGGTTACGCCTGGACGGCCTTGAAAGAGGCCTATTACGGCGAAAACGCCGATTCGATGCTGATCGTCGACTACGACCTGCTGAGCCAGGCTCCGGAGCGGGTGATGCGGCTGATCTACGACTTTATCGGCGAACCCTGGTTCGAACACGATTTCGACAGCCTGGCCTACGACGCGCCCGAGTTCGACCAGGCGCTGGGGGTCGCGGGCCTGCACAAGGTCAAGGCGCGGGTGGCGCTGCAGTCGCGGCGCACCATCCTGCCGCCGGACCTGTTCGAGAAGTATGCGGAGTTGTCCTTCTGGAAAGACGGGGCATCCAGCGCCGCCAATGTCATTCGCATGAAATCCGACGCCGCGGTCCGTTGA
- a CDS encoding efflux RND transporter periplasmic adaptor subunit, translating to MRRFQGLGLGLTCLVCVAQAQTPAPDDPLLNDTAAGAAVASGSEARGVLRAKDQAVLAGELSGRIVELPYSEGESFKKGDVLARFDCSAYQAQLNAAQAASRGANEELAHNRQLASLNSVGRFEVARAAAKVSETQAQSQVYQVQVKRCSVVAPFDGQVVERKVKRYESVTAGSPLLEIVDNRSLEIHLLVPSSWMGKLKAGQTFSFVPDETGKPLAATVKRLGARIDEGSQTLLLVAAVPNAEGLLAGMSGTARFAELK from the coding sequence ATGCGGCGATTTCAAGGATTGGGATTGGGATTGACCTGCCTGGTGTGCGTGGCCCAGGCGCAGACGCCTGCACCAGACGATCCCCTGCTCAATGACACTGCTGCCGGCGCCGCCGTGGCGAGCGGCAGCGAAGCGCGAGGCGTGCTGCGGGCCAAGGATCAGGCGGTATTGGCCGGCGAACTGTCCGGGCGCATCGTCGAGTTGCCCTACAGCGAAGGCGAGTCCTTCAAGAAAGGCGACGTGCTGGCCCGCTTCGATTGCTCGGCCTACCAGGCCCAGCTCAATGCCGCTCAGGCCGCCAGCCGCGGCGCCAACGAAGAGCTGGCGCACAACCGCCAATTGGCTTCGCTCAACTCGGTCGGCCGCTTCGAAGTGGCGCGAGCCGCGGCCAAGGTCTCCGAGACCCAGGCGCAATCCCAGGTCTATCAGGTGCAGGTCAAGCGTTGCAGCGTGGTCGCACCGTTCGACGGGCAGGTGGTGGAGCGCAAGGTGAAACGCTACGAAAGCGTGACGGCCGGCTCGCCCTTGCTGGAAATCGTCGACAACCGCTCCCTGGAAATCCACCTGCTGGTGCCGTCGAGCTGGATGGGCAAGCTCAAGGCCGGGCAGACCTTCAGCTTCGTCCCCGATGAAACCGGCAAGCCGCTGGCCGCCACGGTCAAGCGCCTCGGCGCGCGGATCGACGAGGGCAGCCAGACGCTGCTGCTGGTGGCGGCCGTGCCCAACGCCGAGGGCCTGCTGGCGGGCATGAGTGGCACGGCGCGGTTCGCGGAGCTCAAATGA